One genomic segment of Peribacillus sp. FSL H8-0477 includes these proteins:
- a CDS encoding D-2-hydroxyacid dehydrogenase — MIILTTLILPEALQTDLHETYPELTFYYQDGVDTEDELLKVADVIITYGEDLTENHIEKALSLKWIMVISAGLEKMPLKAIAAREILLTNAKGIHKIPMAEYTLGMILQYEKKSKDIMLNKQNQKWDRVLEMGELHGKTILIVGAGAIGGEISRLSKAFGMKTLGVNRSGTAVNYIDTLYQLDKLNEALEQSDYVVSVLPSTPETKGLFTKKQFQAMKNTSVFINIGRGDLFNENVLVEALNNGELAHAILDVFEPEPLNQSHVYWTMENITITPHISSRTTEYLPRALGIFKENLFNYLEGNRELKNTVDPLKGY, encoded by the coding sequence ATGATAATCCTTACAACCCTCATTCTACCTGAAGCCTTACAAACAGACCTACACGAAACGTATCCAGAACTTACATTTTATTATCAAGATGGCGTAGATACGGAAGATGAACTTCTAAAGGTAGCAGATGTCATAATTACTTACGGGGAGGACCTCACAGAAAATCATATTGAGAAGGCACTTTCTTTAAAATGGATTATGGTGATCTCTGCGGGCCTAGAAAAAATGCCGCTGAAGGCGATTGCTGCACGTGAGATTTTGCTAACAAATGCAAAGGGGATTCATAAAATTCCAATGGCTGAATATACACTAGGTATGATCCTTCAATATGAAAAAAAGAGTAAGGACATCATGCTTAATAAGCAAAATCAAAAGTGGGACCGAGTATTAGAAATGGGAGAACTGCATGGTAAAACGATATTGATTGTTGGTGCGGGGGCCATTGGAGGAGAAATTTCACGGTTATCGAAAGCATTTGGAATGAAAACATTAGGAGTAAATAGAAGCGGCACTGCGGTAAACTATATCGATACACTTTATCAATTAGATAAACTAAATGAGGCTCTCGAACAATCTGATTATGTAGTTTCGGTTTTACCAAGTACTCCTGAAACAAAGGGGCTGTTTACAAAAAAACAGTTTCAGGCAATGAAGAATACCAGTGTCTTTATTAATATTGGCCGTGGAGACCTTTTTAACGAAAATGTTTTAGTGGAAGCCCTGAACAATGGAGAATTAGCACACGCTATCCTAGATGTGTTTGAACCTGAACCGCTAAATCAATCGCATGTGTACTGGACAATGGAGAATATAACAATTACTCCTCATATTTCTAGCCGAACAACCGAATATCTGCCTAGGGCTTTAGGGATTTTTAAAGAAAATCTGTTCAATTACTTAGAGGGAAACAGAGAACTCAAAAACACCGTAGACCCCTTAAAAGGATATTAA
- the perR gene encoding peroxide-responsive transcriptional repressor PerR codes for MTVSEDMLKEALHSLKDTGVRITPQRHAILEYLINSMSHPTADDIYKALEGTFPNMSVATVYNNLRVFREIGLVKELTYGDSSARFDFVTTNHYHVICQDCGKIVDFHYPGLDEVEHFASQVTGFNVSHHRMEIYGECAECSGTKEVH; via the coding sequence ATGACGGTGTCCGAAGATATGTTAAAGGAAGCCTTGCATTCATTAAAAGATACTGGAGTTAGAATCACTCCTCAACGTCATGCGATACTTGAGTATTTAATTAACTCCATGTCGCATCCAACAGCTGATGATATTTATAAGGCATTGGAAGGTACGTTTCCCAACATGAGCGTGGCAACTGTTTATAATAATTTACGAGTGTTTCGTGAAATTGGCTTAGTTAAAGAATTAACTTATGGTGATTCATCTGCACGTTTTGATTTTGTTACCACTAATCATTATCATGTTATTTGCCAAGACTGCGGGAAGATTGTTGATTTCCACTATCCAGGTTTGGACGAAGTTGAACACTTTGCTTCTCAAGTAACTGGCTTCAATGTCAGTCATCACCGCATGGAAATTTATGGTGAGTGCGCTGAGTGTTCTGGAACAAAAGAAGTGCATTAA
- a CDS encoding YgzB family protein, whose translation MAKYSSKINKIRTFALSLIFIGFIVMYGGIFFKSHPIVMTIFMILGLLFIVASTVVYFWIGMLSTRSVQVICPNCGKPTKILGRVDICMHCDESLTLDKNLAGKDFDEKYNRKKISDK comes from the coding sequence ATGGCTAAATATTCTAGTAAAATAAATAAAATTCGTACTTTTGCCTTAAGTTTGATTTTTATCGGCTTTATTGTGATGTACGGCGGTATATTCTTTAAATCTCATCCAATAGTGATGACTATTTTCATGATACTGGGACTGCTTTTCATAGTTGCAAGCACAGTTGTTTATTTTTGGATTGGTATGCTGTCCACCAGGTCAGTACAAGTAATTTGCCCGAATTGCGGCAAACCAACAAAAATTCTTGGCCGTGTCGATATCTGTATGCATTGCGACGAGTCACTAACACTCGATAAAAATCTTGCAGGTAAAGATTTCGATGAAAAATATAACCGTAAAAAGATAAGTGATAAATAG
- a CDS encoding nucleotidyltransferase-like protein, translating to MEDILRPIYQERASMKSTLGILLIEKRDSSTSTDSFDYILFIIVKEAEEPVFLKQYTYRNKKASMHIVEEEKLKEWLLLGTNRKMVDWIQNGKILFDRNEYVHNLKTEIREFPFYGRKIKMGMEFAKLIRRYVDGKSFFENGHALDAYNHVVHSLHHLARLEIIEQGFYPEVTVWNQVKHIEPEIFKLYEELVTSGESLEKRLELLFLASEFLIYSRTNLGSQHLLEIMSTKEDPWSIAELMAHPELAHYSVDLSVLLEYLIEKNVIDVIKVETKGQEIYHRYYRV from the coding sequence ATGGAGGACATCCTTCGTCCGATTTATCAGGAACGCGCCAGTATGAAATCTACCTTAGGTATTTTATTAATTGAAAAGAGAGACAGCAGTACGAGTACGGATTCTTTTGATTACATTCTATTTATCATAGTTAAAGAAGCAGAAGAACCTGTTTTCCTAAAACAATATACATATAGAAACAAAAAAGCATCCATGCATATCGTAGAGGAAGAAAAGCTGAAAGAATGGCTGCTGCTCGGAACGAATCGTAAAATGGTTGATTGGATCCAAAATGGTAAAATCCTTTTTGATAGAAATGAATATGTACATAATTTAAAAACAGAAATTCGAGAGTTCCCCTTCTATGGACGGAAGATTAAAATGGGGATGGAATTTGCAAAGCTCATTAGAAGATATGTAGATGGAAAATCATTCTTCGAAAACGGCCATGCGTTGGATGCGTATAACCATGTTGTTCATTCGCTGCATCATTTGGCTAGACTTGAAATTATCGAACAGGGATTTTATCCAGAGGTGACCGTTTGGAATCAAGTGAAACACATAGAACCTGAGATATTTAAGTTATATGAAGAGCTAGTGACCAGCGGAGAGTCTTTAGAGAAAAGATTAGAGCTATTGTTCTTAGCTAGTGAGTTCCTGATTTACTCGAGAACTAATCTAGGTTCACAGCATCTATTAGAAATCATGAGTACAAAGGAAGACCCTTGGAGTATTGCTGAATTAATGGCACATCCTGAACTTGCTCATTATTCTGTTGATCTAAGTGTTTTGTTAGAATACTTAATAGAGAAGAATGTTATTGATGTTATTAAGGTAGAGACTAAAGGACAAGAGATTTATCACCGGTATTACAGAGTTTGA
- a CDS encoding L-lactate permease, with protein MTFVQDVTAVGGSLGLTALVAVIPILYFFWALAIKRMKGYIAGLTTLLIALILAVAAFGMPAQLAVMSATHGAVYGIIPIGWIIISSVFLYKLTVKTGQFDIIRNSIISITEDRRLQALLVAFSFGAFLEGAAGFGAPVAISAALLVGLGFNPLYAAGLCLIANTAPVAFGAIGAPILALEGPTGIPAIEISKMVGRQLPFLSIFIPFYLVVIMAGFKKALEVMPAILVTGITFSITQFLSSNYLGPELPDILSALVSILALGIFLKFWKPKTIFRFSSEQELASTLAVNEADEDQPHTGRQVLKAWSPFLILTAIISIWGIPVVKQALTGHYEGSNLFLTGLNSIGQVFTFIPNVPLLNNKVINVAGDAVPAFYKLEFLGAAGTAVLIAAIITKFIFRISWKDWLLTFTETLNELKFPIITIASVVGYAYVTNASGMSTAMGMVLAKTGFLFPFFSPILGWLGVFITGSDTSSNLLFGNMQQVTANSIGMDPVLAVSANSSGGVTGKMISPQSIAVACAAVGLAGKESELFRFTIKHSIFLVILIGIMTFLQNGVLSWMIP; from the coding sequence ATGACTTTTGTACAAGACGTAACTGCAGTAGGGGGAAGTCTAGGTCTGACTGCGTTAGTTGCTGTTATTCCAATACTATATTTTTTCTGGGCTTTGGCAATTAAAAGAATGAAAGGGTATATAGCAGGTCTGACTACGTTATTGATTGCTTTGATTTTAGCAGTAGCTGCATTTGGAATGCCTGCTCAATTGGCGGTCATGTCAGCTACACATGGTGCAGTATACGGTATAATCCCTATTGGCTGGATTATTATTAGTTCCGTTTTTTTGTATAAACTGACTGTCAAAACAGGACAATTTGATATTATCCGTAATTCAATCATTTCGATTACTGAGGACCGCCGTCTGCAAGCATTATTAGTAGCCTTCTCTTTTGGTGCATTTCTTGAAGGAGCTGCTGGTTTTGGTGCTCCTGTTGCGATATCGGCTGCACTGCTTGTTGGGCTAGGATTTAATCCACTGTATGCTGCAGGATTGTGTTTAATTGCAAATACAGCCCCAGTTGCATTTGGGGCTATCGGCGCACCAATTCTGGCTTTAGAAGGGCCAACGGGAATTCCTGCAATTGAAATTTCAAAAATGGTAGGGCGCCAATTACCGTTTTTATCAATATTTATCCCATTTTATTTAGTTGTTATTATGGCAGGCTTTAAAAAAGCACTAGAAGTAATGCCAGCCATTTTAGTAACGGGTATTACCTTTTCCATAACTCAATTTTTAAGTTCAAACTACCTCGGACCAGAACTTCCAGATATTTTGTCAGCCTTAGTATCTATTCTTGCATTAGGGATATTTCTAAAGTTTTGGAAACCAAAAACTATTTTTCGCTTTTCATCCGAACAAGAATTGGCGTCAACTCTCGCTGTGAATGAAGCAGATGAGGATCAACCACATACAGGCAGACAAGTTCTAAAGGCATGGTCGCCTTTTTTAATTTTAACGGCTATCATTTCCATCTGGGGAATCCCAGTAGTTAAGCAAGCTTTAACGGGACATTATGAGGGCAGCAACCTATTTTTAACTGGACTTAATTCAATAGGACAAGTCTTTACATTTATTCCTAATGTTCCTTTACTGAATAATAAAGTTATAAATGTTGCTGGGGATGCCGTACCGGCATTTTATAAACTTGAGTTTTTAGGAGCTGCTGGAACTGCCGTTCTTATTGCGGCGATTATAACAAAATTTATTTTCCGAATTTCCTGGAAGGATTGGCTGCTTACTTTTACTGAGACATTAAATGAGTTGAAATTCCCAATTATTACGATTGCGTCAGTTGTCGGTTATGCATATGTGACAAATGCTTCAGGCATGAGTACAGCAATGGGGATGGTATTAGCGAAAACAGGATTCCTATTTCCTTTCTTCTCTCCAATACTGGGATGGCTTGGCGTGTTTATTACTGGCTCTGATACTTCATCAAACCTGCTCTTTGGTAATATGCAGCAAGTTACAGCAAATTCTATCGGCATGGATCCAGTGCTTGCTGTATCAGCGAACTCTTCGGGTGGGGTTACCGGTAAAATGATTTCACCTCAATCAATAGCAGTAGCTTGTGCGGCAGTAGGTCTTGCGGGGAAAGAATCAGAGTTATTCCGCTTTACGATAAAGCATAGTATTTTTCTAGTTATCCTTATTGGTATTATGACCTTCTTGCAAAATGGCGTACTATCTTGGATGATTCCTTAA
- a CDS encoding HAMP domain-containing sensor histidine kinase, with protein sequence MLKNHEYYQNQYRLILKSFMGMISFLLLVGISVSPINWKNDPFDMSLQVVLITGIIISLIFYVKNEGRLYKTIFIVLITVYFYLKFWTFPDTAIMLAIFAMAPLIPIFLFDKIGFYIVFSLNIILGPVFINVISQTNLQYTYFYVSLDAFGNTLNFIAIQVILLFVFISTNNRMASAKSFHQELQQAKQLHSVGQMAATIAHEIRNPITVVKGFAQLLDQKEELTETEKFYIQTMLTELEYTQVIINDYLSLAKHQTGIVQVIALNDEIKKTADLLTSFANQRNIGIVLKPNHDLYIKMDPIELKQLLVNIIKNGIESMDRAGFITIETEQDQDMAKIMITDTGIGLTKNQIDVLGTPFYSLKERGTGIGLTVCYNIIQKYKGKIVVTSKLTIGTTFTIYIPLCST encoded by the coding sequence ATGTTAAAAAATCACGAATATTATCAAAATCAATACCGATTAATTCTTAAAAGTTTTATGGGGATGATCTCTTTCTTACTCTTAGTCGGTATATCTGTTTCTCCAATCAATTGGAAGAACGACCCTTTCGACATGTCTTTACAAGTTGTATTGATAACAGGAATTATCATATCTTTGATTTTTTATGTAAAAAATGAAGGCAGGCTTTATAAAACAATATTCATAGTTTTAATAACTGTATATTTTTACTTAAAGTTTTGGACTTTTCCCGACACAGCAATTATGTTGGCTATATTCGCTATGGCCCCGTTAATCCCGATTTTTTTATTTGATAAAATAGGTTTTTACATCGTCTTTTCTTTAAATATCATACTTGGTCCGGTCTTCATCAATGTCATCTCTCAAACAAATCTACAATATACTTATTTTTATGTTTCATTAGACGCATTTGGCAATACACTTAACTTCATTGCTATACAAGTAATTTTGCTATTTGTATTTATCAGTACGAATAATAGAATGGCCTCAGCAAAATCCTTTCATCAAGAACTTCAACAAGCCAAACAATTACATTCTGTTGGACAAATGGCCGCTACGATAGCACACGAAATAAGAAATCCTATTACAGTAGTAAAAGGATTTGCTCAACTATTAGATCAAAAAGAGGAATTGACCGAAACAGAAAAATTTTATATCCAGACTATGCTTACTGAACTGGAGTATACTCAAGTCATTATTAATGATTATTTATCATTAGCTAAACATCAAACAGGTATTGTTCAGGTCATCGCCTTAAATGATGAGATTAAAAAAACAGCAGATCTGTTAACGAGCTTTGCTAATCAACGGAACATAGGCATAGTACTAAAACCCAATCATGACTTATATATTAAAATGGACCCGATCGAGCTTAAACAGCTTTTAGTCAATATTATTAAAAACGGTATTGAATCAATGGATAGAGCAGGCTTTATTACCATAGAAACTGAACAAGATCAGGATATGGCAAAAATAATGATTACGGATACAGGAATTGGGCTTACGAAGAATCAAATCGATGTTCTTGGCACCCCTTTTTACTCACTTAAAGAGCGGGGCACCGGGATTGGTTTAACTGTTTGTTATAATATTATTCAAAAATATAAAGGGAAAATCGTTGTTACAAGTAAATTAACGATTGGGACAACCTTCACCATATACATTCCTTTATGCTCGACATAA
- a CDS encoding zinc-dependent alcohol dehydrogenase has product MKAVTFQGAKDIQVKQVEDPKLQMKDDIIVRITSTAICGSDLHIYQGALPAQKDYVIGHEPMGIVEEVGPEVTKVKKGDRVVLPFNIACGHCFYCEHDMESQCDHSNRNEDIDTGGYFGFTERYGNYPGGQAEFLRVPYGNFMPFIIPESCELEDEAVLFMSDVLPTAYWSVENAGVKKGDTVVVLGCGPIGLMAQKFAWMKGAKRVIAVDNLPYRLNRAKSMNKVEIYNFDEYNNMGSYLKEITSGGADVVIDCVGMDGKKSVVEAVEQKLKLQGGTLSAIDIGLNAVRKFGTIQLTGVYGSKYNMFPLGNLFERNINLKMGQAPVIHLMPKIFNMITAKEFDPTEIISHKIPLEQASEAYKIFNDHEDECVKVVLKP; this is encoded by the coding sequence ATGAAGGCAGTTACTTTTCAGGGGGCAAAGGATATTCAAGTTAAACAAGTAGAAGATCCAAAACTTCAAATGAAAGATGATATTATTGTGCGGATTACTTCGACAGCAATTTGTGGTTCGGATCTTCACATTTATCAAGGTGCGCTGCCTGCGCAGAAGGATTATGTCATTGGTCATGAACCGATGGGAATCGTAGAAGAAGTAGGTCCAGAGGTGACTAAAGTAAAAAAAGGGGACAGAGTGGTTCTCCCGTTCAATATTGCTTGCGGTCATTGTTTTTATTGTGAGCATGATATGGAAAGTCAGTGTGATCATTCAAATAGGAATGAAGATATTGATACAGGTGGATACTTTGGGTTTACGGAACGTTATGGTAATTATCCAGGTGGACAAGCTGAATTTTTACGTGTACCGTATGGAAACTTTATGCCGTTCATAATCCCTGAATCGTGTGAGCTTGAAGATGAGGCAGTTTTGTTTATGTCAGATGTTCTTCCCACTGCCTATTGGTCTGTTGAAAATGCTGGTGTGAAAAAAGGAGATACAGTAGTCGTTCTTGGATGTGGTCCAATCGGATTAATGGCACAAAAATTTGCCTGGATGAAGGGAGCAAAACGAGTTATTGCCGTTGATAATCTTCCTTATCGATTAAATCGTGCCAAGAGTATGAATAAAGTCGAAATATATAATTTCGATGAGTATAACAATATGGGAAGTTACCTTAAAGAAATAACGAGCGGCGGTGCAGATGTTGTTATCGATTGTGTAGGAATGGACGGAAAAAAATCTGTGGTTGAAGCCGTTGAGCAAAAGTTGAAGCTGCAGGGAGGTACGTTAAGTGCAATAGATATTGGATTGAATGCAGTTCGGAAATTTGGAACGATTCAACTGACTGGTGTGTATGGATCTAAATATAACATGTTCCCGCTAGGTAATTTATTTGAGAGAAATATTAATCTTAAAATGGGACAAGCACCAGTGATTCATTTAATGCCGAAGATTTTTAACATGATTACAGCTAAGGAATTTGATCCAACGGAGATTATTTCTCACAAAATTCCACTAGAACAAGCAAGCGAAGCCTACAAAATATTTAATGATCATGAAGATGAATGTGTAAAAGTCGTTTTAAAACCATAA
- a CDS encoding HAD family hydrolase, whose product MVKAIFFDLDDTLLWDQQSVAKAFDATCRAAGQKFGIDGKQLEEAVRREARELYASYETYEFTQLIGINPFEGLWGNFLDDEVNFRKMKEIVPGYRKDAWTGGLQALGIDNPDYGKELAEMFPLERKKNPIVYDDSYEVLNQLKEEYQLLLLTNGSPDLQHTKLEITPELVPYFDQIVISGDFGRGKPDPGIFEHALKLMNLKKEEVIMVGDNLMTDILGASRAGISSVWINRHEKERNHVIPDYEIINLHELFPILAKLK is encoded by the coding sequence ATGGTAAAAGCAATCTTTTTTGATTTGGATGATACACTGCTTTGGGATCAACAAAGTGTAGCAAAAGCTTTTGACGCTACGTGCAGGGCAGCTGGTCAAAAATTCGGCATCGATGGCAAGCAGCTTGAAGAAGCGGTGCGGAGAGAAGCACGTGAGCTGTATGCATCATATGAGACGTATGAGTTTACACAATTAATTGGAATAAATCCGTTTGAAGGGCTTTGGGGGAACTTCCTTGATGATGAAGTGAATTTCCGAAAGATGAAGGAAATTGTTCCAGGTTATCGTAAAGATGCTTGGACAGGAGGCTTGCAAGCATTAGGAATCGACAACCCTGACTATGGTAAAGAGCTTGCCGAAATGTTTCCGCTTGAACGAAAGAAAAATCCAATCGTGTATGATGACTCCTATGAAGTTCTGAATCAGTTAAAAGAAGAGTACCAGCTGCTATTGTTAACAAATGGTTCACCGGATTTACAGCATACTAAGCTTGAAATTACGCCAGAATTAGTCCCTTATTTTGATCAAATAGTTATTTCAGGTGATTTTGGCCGCGGTAAACCAGACCCAGGGATTTTTGAGCATGCCCTGAAGCTGATGAATTTGAAAAAAGAAGAAGTGATAATGGTGGGAGACAATCTAATGACGGACATTCTTGGGGCATCCAGAGCAGGGATTTCTTCCGTATGGATTAACCGTCATGAGAAGGAACGTAATCATGTTATACCTGACTATGAAATAATTAATTTACACGAACTTTTCCCTATCTTAGCAAAATTAAAATAA